A single genomic interval of Microbacterium hydrocarbonoxydans harbors:
- a CDS encoding TlpA family protein disulfide reductase, producing MLAAVFAIGLSGCAPDPVSDSFLKGENTGYVAAGGAIVEIPIDERSEPVDFSGITETGDDFDSADNAGKVTVVNFWYAGCAPCRIEAKDLESVWQEYGGEDVAFIGINTRDQADTAQAFSHEFGITYPSLIDVNTAEAKLAFSEVVPIQATPTTLVLDRQGRVAARIIGPIDGTSILSTLVKDALAETP from the coding sequence ATGCTCGCCGCGGTGTTCGCCATCGGTCTGAGCGGGTGTGCGCCGGATCCGGTCAGCGATTCCTTCCTCAAGGGTGAGAACACCGGGTATGTGGCCGCTGGCGGCGCGATCGTCGAGATCCCGATCGACGAGCGGAGCGAACCGGTCGACTTCAGCGGCATCACTGAAACTGGTGATGATTTCGACAGCGCAGACAACGCCGGCAAGGTCACGGTGGTGAACTTCTGGTACGCCGGGTGCGCGCCGTGCCGCATCGAGGCGAAGGATCTCGAAAGCGTCTGGCAAGAATACGGCGGCGAGGATGTAGCTTTCATCGGCATCAATACCCGCGACCAGGCCGACACTGCCCAGGCTTTCTCTCACGAGTTCGGCATCACCTACCCGAGCCTGATCGACGTGAACACGGCCGAGGCGAAACTCGCTTTCTCCGAGGTCGTGCCGATCCAGGCGACACCGACGACTCTCGTGCTCGACAGGCAGGGCCGTGTCGCCGCCCGCATCATCGGACCCATCGACGGCACCTCGATCCTCTCGACGCTCGTCAAGGACGCTCTGGCGGAGACACCGTGA